In a single window of the Deltaproteobacteria bacterium GWC2_65_14 genome:
- a CDS encoding excinuclease ABC subunit A — translation MALDRIVIRGAREHNLKNIDLEIPRDRLVVITGVSGSGKSSLAFDTIYAEGQRRYVESLSAYARQFLEQMEKPDVDSIEGLSPAISIEQKSVSKNPRSTVATVTEVYDYLRLLFASVGRVHCLSCGKEISQQTVTQIVDAVLSAGTGEKVEILAPVVRGRKGEYRKELARLARDGYSRVIVDGEERALEDEIVLDRKRKHDIDVVIDRVRVSESSRGRLADSVALALSLSDGLVRVTRGKGKGELFSEKFACPDCNVSYPEITPRLFSFNSPHGACPECDGLGSTIYFDPELIVPDKNKSIREGAIAPWIRRTTVFHHQMLETLSRHFRFSLLEPFGKLPERVREVLLHGSGEEGVRFHLEEGERRYFFTKPFEGVIGNLERRYRETDSEGVREELSRYMNNRPCRGCGGARLKKEALSVTVGGRGIDAVTRFSIQEALTFFGGLSLSGREEEIAARILKEIRSRLSFLADVGLDYLTLDRTSSTLSGGEGQRIRLATQIGSSLMGVLYILDEPSIGLHQRDNRRLLSTLRQLRDQGNTVLVVEHDEETIRSADHVIDMGPGAGEDGGRLVAAGPPEAILRCESSLTGQYLSGVKEIPCPTARRRPNGNFLSLSGCRANNLKGIDVSFPLGLITCVTGVSGSGKSTLVLDTLYRALAQRIFGSRERPGAHDRIDGLALVDKVIHIDQSPIGRTPRSNPATYSGAFTPIRDLFAMLPESKARGYRPGRYSFNVKGGRCEACEGDGILKIEMHFMPDVYVTCEICRGKRYNRETLEIAYKGKTIADVLAMTVDQALPFFEAIPAIRQKLSTLSRVGLGYIRLGQPATTLSGGEAQRVKLARELSKRATGKTVYILDEPTTGLHFDDIRKLLAVLQMFADSGNTVIVIEHNLDVVKTADYIVDLGPEGGDRGGEVVACGTPEEVAEDPRSFTGQFLRRVLGGGAKRRALG, via the coding sequence GTGGCCCTCGACCGGATCGTCATCCGCGGCGCGCGGGAGCACAACCTCAAGAACATCGACCTGGAGATCCCCCGGGACCGGCTCGTCGTGATCACCGGCGTCTCGGGCTCCGGGAAGTCCTCGCTCGCCTTCGACACGATCTACGCGGAGGGGCAGCGCCGCTACGTCGAGTCGCTCTCCGCCTACGCCCGCCAGTTCCTCGAGCAGATGGAGAAGCCCGACGTCGACTCGATCGAGGGACTCTCCCCCGCCATCTCCATCGAGCAGAAGTCGGTGAGCAAGAACCCGCGGTCGACGGTGGCCACCGTCACCGAGGTCTACGACTACCTGCGCCTGCTGTTCGCCTCCGTCGGCCGTGTCCACTGCCTCTCCTGCGGGAAGGAGATCTCCCAGCAGACGGTGACGCAGATCGTGGACGCCGTCCTGTCGGCGGGGACGGGGGAGAAGGTCGAGATCCTCGCCCCGGTCGTCCGGGGGCGCAAGGGCGAGTACCGGAAGGAGCTGGCCAGGCTGGCCCGCGACGGATACTCCCGGGTGATCGTGGACGGGGAGGAAAGAGCCCTCGAGGACGAGATCGTCCTGGACCGGAAGAGGAAGCACGACATCGACGTGGTGATCGACCGGGTCCGGGTCTCGGAGTCCTCCCGCGGGCGGCTCGCCGACTCCGTGGCGCTGGCACTCTCCCTCTCCGACGGCCTGGTCCGCGTGACGCGGGGAAAGGGGAAGGGAGAGCTCTTCAGCGAGAAGTTCGCCTGCCCCGACTGCAACGTAAGCTACCCGGAGATCACGCCGCGGCTCTTCTCCTTCAACAGCCCCCACGGGGCCTGCCCGGAGTGCGACGGGCTGGGGTCGACCATCTACTTCGACCCGGAGCTGATCGTTCCGGACAAAAACAAGAGCATCCGGGAGGGGGCGATCGCCCCCTGGATCCGGCGCACCACCGTCTTCCATCACCAGATGCTGGAGACGCTGTCGCGGCACTTCCGCTTCTCCCTGCTGGAGCCGTTCGGGAAGCTTCCGGAGCGGGTCCGGGAGGTCCTCCTTCACGGGTCGGGGGAGGAGGGGGTCCGGTTCCACCTCGAGGAGGGGGAGCGGCGCTACTTCTTCACCAAGCCGTTCGAGGGGGTGATCGGCAACCTCGAGCGCCGGTACCGGGAGACCGACTCGGAAGGGGTGCGGGAGGAGCTCTCCCGCTACATGAACAACCGTCCCTGCCGGGGCTGCGGGGGGGCGCGCCTGAAGAAAGAGGCGCTCTCGGTGACGGTGGGGGGACGGGGGATCGACGCGGTGACCCGCTTCTCGATCCAGGAGGCGCTTACGTTTTTCGGGGGGCTCTCCCTCTCCGGACGGGAGGAGGAGATCGCCGCGCGGATCCTCAAGGAGATCCGTTCGCGCCTCTCCTTCCTGGCGGACGTGGGGCTCGACTACCTGACGCTCGACCGGACCTCCTCGACCCTGTCGGGGGGGGAGGGGCAGCGGATCCGGCTGGCGACGCAGATCGGCTCCTCCCTCATGGGGGTGCTCTACATCCTCGACGAGCCCTCGATCGGGCTGCACCAGCGGGACAACCGGCGGCTCCTCTCCACGCTCAGGCAGCTGCGCGACCAGGGGAACACGGTGCTGGTGGTGGAGCACGACGAGGAGACGATCCGGTCGGCCGACCATGTGATCGACATGGGGCCGGGAGCCGGCGAGGACGGCGGCCGGCTGGTCGCCGCCGGCCCTCCGGAGGCGATCCTCCGGTGCGAGTCCTCCCTCACCGGGCAGTACCTCTCCGGAGTGAAGGAGATCCCCTGTCCGACGGCGCGGCGGCGCCCGAACGGCAACTTCCTTTCGCTGTCCGGCTGCCGGGCGAACAACCTGAAGGGGATCGACGTCTCCTTCCCGCTGGGGCTGATCACCTGCGTGACCGGCGTCTCCGGTTCGGGGAAGTCGACCCTGGTGCTGGACACCCTCTACCGGGCGCTCGCGCAGAGGATCTTCGGTTCCCGGGAGCGTCCGGGGGCCCACGACCGGATCGACGGGCTGGCGCTGGTCGACAAGGTGATCCACATCGACCAGTCGCCGATCGGGCGGACCCCCCGCTCGAACCCGGCGACCTACTCGGGCGCCTTCACCCCGATCCGCGACCTCTTCGCGATGCTTCCCGAGAGCAAGGCGCGGGGATACCGCCCGGGGCGCTACTCCTTCAACGTGAAGGGGGGGCGGTGCGAGGCGTGCGAGGGGGACGGGATCCTCAAGATCGAGATGCACTTCATGCCGGACGTCTACGTCACCTGCGAGATCTGCCGGGGGAAGCGGTACAACCGGGAGACGCTCGAGATCGCCTACAAGGGGAAGACGATCGCCGACGTGCTGGCGATGACGGTCGACCAGGCGCTCCCCTTCTTCGAGGCGATTCCCGCGATCCGGCAGAAGCTGTCGACCCTTTCCCGGGTGGGGCTGGGCTACATCCGCCTCGGACAGCCGGCCACCACGCTCTCCGGGGGGGAGGCGCAGCGGGTCAAGCTGGCGCGGGAGCTCTCCAAGCGGGCGACGGGGAAGACGGTCTACATCCTGGACGAGCCGACGACCGGGCTCCACTTCGACGACATCCGGAAGCTGCTCGCCGTGCTCCAGATGTTCGCCGATTCGGGGAACACGGTGATCGTCATCGAGCACAACCTCGACGTGGTCAAGACCGCCGACTACATCGTCGACCTGGGGCCGGAAGGGGGGGACCGGGGGGGCGAGGTGGTCGCCTGCGGAACTCCGGAGGAGGTCGCGGAGGATCCCCGCTCGTTCACGGGGCAGTTCCTGCGCCGGGTACTGGGCGGCGGAGCGAAGCGGCGGGCGCTCGGCTAA